Genomic window (Bacteroidales bacterium):
TTTACGCGGTAAAAATAGCAGTAAAGAACGACGGGTACCTGAAAATTGGAATGTACGCAGGCGTGAATTTTAATTAATTGTTAATTTCATGATTGAAACTATCAACATTTCAAAAAGATATAAAAAAGTTCAAGCTTTAAAAGGCATTACTTTCGAAGTTAACGAAGGAGAAATTTTCGGGATAATCGGTCCCGATGGTGCGGGTAAAACCACTCTGTTTCGTATTCTCACGACTTTGCTTCTCGCTGATGAAGGTACTGCAATCGTCGATGGCTTGGATGTTGTAAAAGATTACGAGGAAATTCGCTTACGTGTTGGATATATGCCGGGTAGATTTTCTTTATATCAGGATTTGACGGTAGAAGAGAATTTGAATTTTTACGCAAGGATTTTCAATACAACTATTCAAGAAAATTACGAATTGGTTAAAGACATTTATCAACATCTCGAACCTTTTAAAGGAAGGCGTGCCGGCGCTTTATCAGGCGGTATGAAACAAAAACTTGCATTATGCTGTGCCCTGATTCATCGTCCGACAATTTTGTTTTTAGACGAGCCTACAACCGGAATAGATCCTGTTTCAAGAAAAGAATTATGGCAAATGCTACGAAGATTGAAAGATCAAAGAATTACAATTATCGTATCAACACCTTACATGGACGAAGCGAGTTTATGTGATAGAATCGCACTAATTCAACAAGGAGTTTTTCTGAAAATAAATACGCCCGCAAATATTGTAAAAGATTTCGAAGGCACGCTTTGGAGTGTCTCCGCCGATAATATGTCAAAACTATTACAAGACCTGCGACAACACAATGGAATAATAACCGTGTATGCTTTCGGCGATACCCATCACATTACCGTTGATAGTAAGAAAATCACAATTGACGGAATAAAAGCAGATTTAGAAAGTTTAGGATATAACGAAATAGAGGTGAAAGAGATTGAAGCCGGAATTGAAGATTGCTTTATGGCACTTGTTCCGAGAGAGACAAATGAAAATTAATCGTTAATAACGAATGAAATATGTTAGTTTAAAACTATTTAATATTAAGACTGTTAATCAACTCAGTAAAGACTTCAAAAGATTAATCAAATATGTATTTTAATTATTAAAATGAAAGTTTCAAAAAACAATTATCAATTGTCAATCCATGCAAGCGAATTGACAAAGATCTTCGGTAGTTTTACTGCTGTTGATAAAATTTCTTTTGAGGTTGAAAAAGGCGAGATTTTCGGTTTTCTGGGAGCAAACGGCGCCGGAAAAACTACTGCTATGCGCATGCTTTGCGGACTTAGTAAACCGACATCGGGAGAAGCTTCTGTAGCCGGATTTAATATTAGAACACAATCCGAAGATATTAAGAAAAATATAGGATATATGAGCCAAAAATTTGCATTGTATGAAAACTTAAAAGTATGGGAGAATATTCGTCTTTATGCCGGAATATACGGATTGAAAGGAAAAGAAATCAGTAAAAGTACTGATGAAATGTTGGCTCGGTTAGGTTTTGAAAGCGAAAAAAACACACTCGTAAAAGAACTTCCGCTCGGATGGAAACAGAAGCTGGCTTTCTCTGTATCAATCATACATAGTCCGCAAATTGTTTTTCTGGATGAACCCACCGGCGGCGTTGATCCTGTAACACGCCGGCAATTCTGGGAATTGATATACCAGGCTGCCGACAAAGGAATTACTGTTTTTGTAACCACTCATTATATGGACGAAGCGGAATATTGCAAAAGAATATCTATTATGGTTGACGGTCGTATCGAAGCTCTTGACACACCGAAAAGATTAAAACAAAACTTTAATGCAAACAGCATGGACGAGGTTTTTCAAGAACTGGCAAGAAAATCTAAATATATTGACAGTTTAAGTTAATAACAGTAATAATGTAAATTGCAAAATTTGAAATAAACTAACATGTAAATTTTGAAGATTATGTAATTATGTAATTCCGTATATATGAATATTTCTATCGAAAAATATAATTCTCTGATGTTGAAATTACATAAAACCGGAGTGATACCAAAGACCAATTGAAATTTATGAAAAACAGAAAAATAGCGGCGTTTGGAACCTTTGTACGAAAAGAATTTCTGCATATTTTCAGAGATATGTGGACTACGCTTATTTTGTTGTTACTACCAATTTTGATGACAATTCTTATCGGTTTCGGAATTTCAACTGAGATAAAAAATGCGTCGGTAGCAATAATGGATACTTCGCAGGATGTAGCAACTCAAGGCATAATCAACAAATTATCCACCAGCGAATATTTCAATATTACTCATTATGTTAATACGGAAGAAGAAATCGAAGATTTATTTAAGAGAAATAAAATAGGAATGGCTGTTATTTTCAGTGAAAGATTCTACGAAAATATGCTTCATACGGGAGAAGCGCAGGTTTTAATTCTTGCAGACGCAACCGACCCTAATACCGCCAGCACCCTAAGCACATACGCATCTATGTTAATCGCATCATATCAAACAGATATAAATAAAAACCTGGGAAATATGCCGTATCAAATTACTCCGGAAATACAATTGCTCTACAATCCGAGTATGAAAGGTTCCTACAGTACAACTCCGGGCGTATTGGGATTAGTATTAATTCTAATTTGTGCCATGATGACATCCGTTTCTATTGTAAAGGAAAAACAGGTAGGAACAATGGAAATACTATTGGTTTCGCCACTAAAACCAATGACCATTATTGTTGCAAAAACAATCCCCTACTTCACAATTTCATTCATCAATTTAGCAACAATTCTATTGCTGTCGTACTTTGCATTAGGAGTACCTATTGTCGGCAACTTTGCTTTATTAATCGGCGTTTGTGTATTATATATTATTGTGTCATTAGCTTTCGGATTGCTGATTTCTACCGTTGTTTCCTCACAATTAGTCGCCATGCTTATCTCAGGTTTAGTTTTGATGATGCCCGTTATGATGCTTTCCGGATTGATTTTTCCCGTTGATAATATGCCTTTGGTTTTACAATGGGTTTCGCATATTGTCCCCGCAAAATGGTTTATCATGGCAGTAAAAAGTGTAATGATTAAAGGCGCCGGATTCAAAGCAATTTACGTTGAGTTTTCAATCTTGCTTGGAATGGCGATTTTATTACTGACGATCAGTATTAAAAAATTTAAGAATCGATTATAAACAAATAGTAAAATATTATAAATCCTAATTTTGATAATTAAAAATAAAAAATAAAATCATATTATATTTCCGGTTATAAAAACAGATAAAAATCTATGAAATTTATTAATAAATATTATATCAAAACCACCTAATAGCACGAATTTAATTATTATCTATGTTAAAATATCTTTTAGAAAAGGAATTTAAGCTGTTTTTTCGAAACAAATTCTTGCCGAATCTTGTGATTTTCCTACCATTTATTGCATTGGCGGTTTTTCCATTAGTGGCAAACTTAGATATTAGAAATCTTTCGGTTGCGGTTGTTGATCATGATAAAAGTCCGTACTCAAGACAATTAACAGATAAAATTTTATCATCAACATATTTCAAATTCTCCGGAAGTTTTGACAACTATAATAATGCTTTGGAAAGTGTTGAAAACGACAAGGCCGATTTAATTCTCGAAATTCCATTAAATTTTGAAAAAAATCTTGTCAAAGACGGGAATACACAAGTTTTCATTGCAATAAACGCCGTTGACGGAGTAAAAGGTGGAATGGGAAGTTCATATCTTACAGGCATAATATCCGATTTCAATCAAAACATTCAAACAGAATGGATTCAACCATCATCACGATTATCAATACCGCAAATAGATATCCGTCCTGTATATCTTTATAATCCGACATTACAATACATCTATTTTATGATTCCGGCGATTATTGTCATGATTATGGCTATGTTATGCGGTTTTCTCCCCGCTCTTAATATCGTTGAAGAAAAGGAAAACGGCACAATTGAGCAAATAAACGTTACTCCTGTAAGAAAATCTACATTCATATTATCAAAATTAATCCCATATTGGATAATCGGATTTGTTGTAATAAATATATGCATCGGTGTATCATGGCTTTTCTACGGATTTCTACCTAAAGGTTCAATTCTTACAATTTACTTGTTTTCAATAATATTTATCTTTACATTCTGCGGAATGGGTCTGGTTGTATCTAATTATGCCAATACAATTCAGCAGGCAATGTTTATCATGTTTTTCTTTATCACAACATTTATTTTCTTGAGTGGACTTTTCACTCCGTTTACAAACATGCCGCAATGGACACAAACACTCGGAGTAATCAGTCCGCTGAAATATATAATCGAAGTAACACGAATGGTTTATCTCAAAGGTGCAGTATTTATGGAGATGATTCCACAATTTGTCTCGCTTTTAGTATTAGCTATTCTCTTTAACGGCTGGGCAATATTGAGTTATAAAAAGAGAGCATAACCGACTTAATAATTGAAGAAAGATAATTAGCTCGTAATTTTTGATTTTTTATAATCCGGTCAACAAAACATTTTTTTATTTTTGTATTTAATTTTAAACTGAATAATAATGAAAATGCGTACTTTTTTAATTACAATAATTAATTTATTGATTATAAACAATTTATTCTCACAAGAAAATCTAAATGTTTATACCTACAAATTCGGTGACATGCAGGTTAGTTTGCTTCAAGAAATTTCCAAGTATGATAAACCTACTGTTTTAATCGGTTTGACAGATGAAATCTTAAATGAATGCGCTCCTGACGATACAATTCCGGGTGCGGTGAATGCATTTTTTTTGCAAGCAAATGGAAAGAATATTCTCATAGATTCCGGTTACGGTACAAAACTTTTTGATAATCTGAAGTTTTTAGGAATCGGAGCCGAAGATATTGATATAGTATTATTGACACATCTTCACGGCGACCATATTTCCGGAATGATGAAAAACGGTCGTAAATCTTTTCCGAATGCGGATGTTTATCTTTCACAGCGCGAACACGACTACTGGTTAAAAGAAACGGAGGATGAACGCTCTCACGCAATGTTATCAGAATATAAAGACCGTCTGCACACTCTTCATCCTAATAAATTAGGAGAAAAGGCCAA
Coding sequences:
- a CDS encoding ABC transporter ATP-binding protein; the protein is MIETINISKRYKKVQALKGITFEVNEGEIFGIIGPDGAGKTTLFRILTTLLLADEGTAIVDGLDVVKDYEEIRLRVGYMPGRFSLYQDLTVEENLNFYARIFNTTIQENYELVKDIYQHLEPFKGRRAGALSGGMKQKLALCCALIHRPTILFLDEPTTGIDPVSRKELWQMLRRLKDQRITIIVSTPYMDEASLCDRIALIQQGVFLKINTPANIVKDFEGTLWSVSADNMSKLLQDLRQHNGIITVYAFGDTHHITVDSKKITIDGIKADLESLGYNEIEVKEIEAGIEDCFMALVPRETNEN
- a CDS encoding ABC transporter ATP-binding protein; the encoded protein is MKVSKNNYQLSIHASELTKIFGSFTAVDKISFEVEKGEIFGFLGANGAGKTTAMRMLCGLSKPTSGEASVAGFNIRTQSEDIKKNIGYMSQKFALYENLKVWENIRLYAGIYGLKGKEISKSTDEMLARLGFESEKNTLVKELPLGWKQKLAFSVSIIHSPQIVFLDEPTGGVDPVTRRQFWELIYQAADKGITVFVTTHYMDEAEYCKRISIMVDGRIEALDTPKRLKQNFNANSMDEVFQELARKSKYIDSLS
- a CDS encoding ABC transporter permease — translated: MKNRKIAAFGTFVRKEFLHIFRDMWTTLILLLLPILMTILIGFGISTEIKNASVAIMDTSQDVATQGIINKLSTSEYFNITHYVNTEEEIEDLFKRNKIGMAVIFSERFYENMLHTGEAQVLILADATDPNTASTLSTYASMLIASYQTDINKNLGNMPYQITPEIQLLYNPSMKGSYSTTPGVLGLVLILICAMMTSVSIVKEKQVGTMEILLVSPLKPMTIIVAKTIPYFTISFINLATILLLSYFALGVPIVGNFALLIGVCVLYIIVSLAFGLLISTVVSSQLVAMLISGLVLMMPVMMLSGLIFPVDNMPLVLQWVSHIVPAKWFIMAVKSVMIKGAGFKAIYVEFSILLGMAILLLTISIKKFKNRL
- a CDS encoding ABC transporter permease; translated protein: MLKYLLEKEFKLFFRNKFLPNLVIFLPFIALAVFPLVANLDIRNLSVAVVDHDKSPYSRQLTDKILSSTYFKFSGSFDNYNNALESVENDKADLILEIPLNFEKNLVKDGNTQVFIAINAVDGVKGGMGSSYLTGIISDFNQNIQTEWIQPSSRLSIPQIDIRPVYLYNPTLQYIYFMIPAIIVMIMAMLCGFLPALNIVEEKENGTIEQINVTPVRKSTFILSKLIPYWIIGFVVINICIGVSWLFYGFLPKGSILTIYLFSIIFIFTFCGMGLVVSNYANTIQQAMFIMFFFITTFIFLSGLFTPFTNMPQWTQTLGVISPLKYIIEVTRMVYLKGAVFMEMIPQFVSLLVLAILFNGWAILSYKKRA
- a CDS encoding MBL fold metallo-hydrolase; the encoded protein is MKMRTFLITIINLLIINNLFSQENLNVYTYKFGDMQVSLLQEISKYDKPTVLIGLTDEILNECAPDDTIPGAVNAFFLQANGKNILIDSGYGTKLFDNLKFLGIGAEDIDIVLLTHLHGDHISGMMKNGRKSFPNADVYLSQREHDYWLKETEDERSHAMLSEYKDRLHTLHPNKLGEKAKDFLPGIQAYEAYGHTPGHTVYLFTSSEKQFLIIGDVINVAAIQFPYPNIPAIYDKNAEEASATKVIVLDFASKHNIPIAGMHISYPGMGNVTKNNKGGFIFKPMK